From the Cohaesibacter sp. ES.047 genome, the window TCACATCGGGCATGTGGCAGGTGGCCGAGATGTCCATGATGGCCAAATCCACCTCGCCATTGCGGGCCACATCGAGCACTTCGCCGACAAGAATTCCGGCATCAAGCGCGACCGCCTCACCCGGCTCGAGGTAGATCTCGATGTCGTATTTCTGCTTGATTGTCTTGAGGAAAGCGACAAGCTCGTCGCGTTGATAGTCGGGGCGGGTGATGTGGTGCCCACCGCCGAAGTTGAGCCACTTCAGTTTTTTCAGCCAAGGCGCAATCTTGTCCTCAATTGCCTCGAAGGTGCGTTTGAGCGGCAGGAAATCCTGTTCACACAGGGTATGCATATGCAGACCAGAGATGGCGTCGATATCCGCATCGGTCAGTTGACTGATCGGGGTGCCGAGGCGAGAGCCGGCGGCGCAAGGATCATATTTGGGGATCGAGCCTTCGGAATGCTCGGGGTTGATGCGCAAGCCGAAATCGGGCGCGTAGCCCCATTTGCGTGCGGCCTCAATGAGCGGGGCGAAGCGGGCAAGCTGGGCCGGGCTGTTGAAGATCAGATGGTCGGACAGCTCAAGGATCTCTGGCAGTTCATCGGCCTTGAAGCCAGCGGAATAGGTCGCAAGCTCTCCGCCGAATTTCTCGCGCGCCAGCTTTGCCTCCCACAGGCCCGAGGCGCAGGTGCCGTCGAGATACTCAGCGATCAGATCGCCGAGCGACCAGCAGGAAAAGGCCTTGAGGGCCAACAGCACCTTGACGTCTGCGTCCTTGCCGACTTGCGACAGGATGGACAGGTTGCGCCGGATCGCGGCCTTGTCGATGACAAAGCAGGGGGAGGGAACGCGGGCAAGGTCGAAGTCCTTGAAGGCACCGGCATCCCCTGCCTGTGTTTCCATGATGGGCGCATCGGTCATTGAACAACTCCCGGGTCGGGTCGCAAAGGGGCAAATCAGATTGGGAAGCCCCCGAGAAGGGGGCTTTCGTGTTTGGTTCACGATGGTCTTTGTGTGGTGCCATCATGTCGCGTTTGCAGAACAAACGCTTTTAGAAGTCGAGCGGCTTGTCGAGATCGACGGCTTGCCATGGCAGGCCGTGCTTGTTGAGCATGTCCATGAAGGGATCAGGATCCATCTGTTCCATGTTGAAGACGCCTTTGCCGGACCAGTCGCCCTTGAGCATCAAGGCTGCACCGATCATGGCAGGCACACCGGTGGTGTAGGACACCGCCTGCGAGCCAACCTCGGCGAAGCATTCTTCATGATCGCAAATGTTGTAGACATAGACGGTTTTGTCCTTGCCGTCTTTCTCACCGGTCATGATGTTGCCGATGCAGGTCTTGCCTTTGGTGGTTTTTCCCAGATCGCCGGGGTTGGGCAGGACAGCCTTCAAAAACTGCAGCGGGATGATTTCCTTGCCCTCATAGATGACCGGATCAATGCGGGTCATGCCGACATTCTGCAGCACTTCCAAATGTTTGATATAGGCATCGCCAAAGGTCATCCAGAAGCGGGCGCGCTTGATCTCGGGCAGATGCTTGACGATGCTTTCCAGCTCCTCGTGGTACATCTGGTACATGTTCTTCTCGCCAACGGCGGGGAAGTCATAGGGCTGTTTGTTGGACATGGCCGGGGTCGTCACCCATTCGCCATTTTCCCAGTGATGCACCGGGGCCGTTACTTCGCGGATGTTGATTTCCGGGTTGAAGTTGGTGGCAAAATGCTGGCCATGGTCGCCGCCATTGCAGTCGAGAATGTCGAGGGTTTCGATGCGGTCAAGCAGATGCTTCTTGGCATGGGCGGTGTAGACATTGGTCACGCCGGGATCAAAGCCCGAGCCGAGCAGGGCCATCAGGCCTGCTTCCTCGAAGCGCTGCTGGTAGGCCCACTGCCAGCTATATTCGAATTTTGCAACGTCGCGCGGCTCATAGTTGGCCGTGTCGAGATAGTTGACGCCGGATTTGAGGCACGCATCCATGATGTTGAGGTCCTGATAGGGCAGGGCCACGTTGACCACCAGCGAAACGCCAAGAGTATCGATGAGGGCCGCGGTTGCTTCGACATCGTCGGCATCGACTTCGGCAGTCTTGATGGTGACGCCGGTGCGTTCCTTAACGGAGGCTGCGATTTCGTCGCATTTGAACTTGCGGCGTGAGGCCAGCGTGATGTCGCCGAACAGCTCGGAGAGCTGGGCCATCTTGTGGACCACGACAGAGCCGACGCCACCAGCGCCGATAACCAGAATCTTGTTCATCTCAGTGTTCCTTCTCCTGAAAGGGCCTTTGCAGCCTGTGTCGCAGGACGCTCAACAACAACAGTCGAGAGCGGATTGTTCTTGTTTTTGATTTCTAGAGAGCAGACAGAATCTCTTCTGACCGCGTCCAGAGAATTGCACTTCCCTCGGAGGGAATTCTGCTAAGCGTTGCGGACGGCAGGCGCTCCGCCAGCGTTTCCCCGAAATCGGGTGCGTGAACCGGGCTGATGTCGCGCAGGCCATACCAGAGCTGAACCGGGCAGGGCATCTCTTCGACATCGAAGGTCCATGGTGCCATTGCAAGGACCGTGTCTTGCGCATAGCCGACAGGGCCCTGACAAAAGCCATCCTCAAGGGATTGACGATAGCGGGGGGCAAAATCGGGAGCCATGTAGAAGGCGCGATCCTGATCGCTGCTCATGGTCTCGATCATTTGCATCAGCCAGTCCGGGGTCGCAGATTTTTCGATTTCATCCTGAAGTGCATCGGGCTTGTTCGTCGCCAGATCCACCATGGATGCCACGGGGGCGGGCAACTGGCTTATGACCTTCGGGTGAGACAATTCATCCTGCCCGGAGACGATCGTGACGGACGACGCGATGCCAGCCGCGCCCAGCGCCAAGGCAAACGGGGCGCCTTGCGAAAAGCCGATGGTCTTGACGCTGGATACACCAAGATGATCGAGCAGGTGCGCAATGTCACTTTGCCACGAAGTAAAGCTCTTGCCTTCGTCCGGGTCGGACCCGCCAAGCCCGGGACGATCCACCGAGATCATCCTGAGGCCTTGCGCAGAGCAAACATCCTCGCCAAATGGCAACAGACCGGCCATCCCGGCGCCGGGGCAATAGAGGACGGGCGCGCCGTCTTCCTTGCCCCATTCGTGCCAGGCGAGGTGTCGTTCATCGGGTGTTTGCAGTCTTGGCATTCATTGCCCCTGATGTCAGTGTTCGAAATAGGTGTAGCCGTTCAGGCTTTCCTTGAAAGCGTTCATCATGGTCTTGCGCTCCTTGAGGGTCAGCGCTTTGCGTGAAACGGCCTCCTCAACCATGGCCTTGAAGTTGTTGGACAAAGCCAGCGGGTCATATTCAACATAACGTAGAACCTCGGCAATGGTATCCCCCTCGACCTCATGAATAAGGTTGAAGTCGCCACTGTCTGCGATCTCAATGGTTGCCACATTGGTGTCGCCGAACAGGTTGTGCAAGTCACCCAGCGTTTCCTGATAGGCACCGACAAAGAAGACGGCCAGATAATATTGCTCGTCCTTTGACAGTTCATGCACCGGTAGCGATTGGGAGATCCCGTCGGTCAGCACGAACCTGTCAACCTTGCCGTCGCTGTCGCAGGTGATGTCCGACAGGATAGCGCGGCGGGTCGGGGTTTCATTCAGGCGCTGGATCGGGATGATCGGGTGCAACTGGTCAATGGCCCAGACGTCGGGCAGAGACTGGAACAGCGAAAAGTTGGCGTGGTAGATGTCGGCAGTGGAATCAAGAGCGGTCAGCACGTCTTCGGATATCCACTCATCGGTCTCAGCCGCCTTGCGCATGCGATTGATCAGGTTGAGATAGAGTTTCTCCGCTTTTGCCAGATCGCGCAGCCCGACTTCACCCCGTCCGAAATTGCGCCGGACTTCATCGCGGTAGAAGGTGACATCGTTGAGACATTCCTGCAGGCGCGAAGCCGTAAGATAGTTTTCCACGTCGCGCATGTCGCGCAGGGAACGGCTATCATCGTCGGTCACTTCGACATCGTCCGCTTCATCGAAATGGGTCACATCGAGAATGTTGAACAACAGCATGGAGCTGTAGGCAACAGTCGCGCGGCCACTTTCGGTGACAATGGTCGGATGTGTCTCGCCGGCATCGTCCATGGTGTTCTTCACCGCTTCGACGATGTTCCAGCAATATTCGTCGATGGTGTAGTTGATGGAGTTTTCGGTCGACTTGTGCTCGCCGGTATAGTCGATGCCCAGACCACCGCCCAGATCGATATAACTGAGCGGCGCCCCTTCCTTGCGCAGTTCGACAAAGAAGCGGCAGGCCTCTGCGGTCGAACGGCGGACATCAAGAATGTCCGGCACCTGACTGCCCAGATGGAAATGCTGCAATTGCAGACAATCAAGGAATCCTTCGTCCCTGAGGCGGTCGATCACATGCAGCACATCGGGTGCAGACAAGCCAAAGGCTGAACGGTCCCCGGACGAGGAGGCCCAGTTGCCCGTGATGCGGTTGTTGAGCTTGATGCGGATGCCCAGCTGTGGCCTGATATTGAGCTTTTTGGATTGCTCAAGCACCAGATCGAGCTCCGAGGTACTCTCCAGAACAATGATCGTGTTGAAGCCGAGATTGTTGGACAACAGGGCGAGATTGATGAACTCGCTGTCCTTGATGCCGTTGCAGATCAACAGGGCTTCGCGCGAAAGGCGCTGGCCAAGGGCAATGATGAGCTCCGGTTTGGAGCCGACTTCGAGACCGAAATGATGGGGTGAGCCATATTCGACGATTTTCTCGATCACGTGGGCCTGCTGGTTGACCTTGACTGGAAAGACGCCACGATAGTCGTTCTTGTACTCCAGCTCATTGATGGCCGTGCGGAAACTGTTGTTGATCCGTTCGATCTGGTTCTTGAGACTGTTGGCGACGCGCAACAGGATCGGCGAGGCAATGCCCCGTTCCTCCAGCGAGTGCAGTATGGACGTCAGATCGGTCGTCGCTTCACCCTTTTCGTGGTTGGTGATCAGCCCGATGTTGCCATTGTCGAGAACCGTAAAACGGCCTTCGCCCCAGCGCTCAATTCCGTAGATGGCTCCGGGTGCCTCTTCTTCGATGAAGCTCACGCGTATTCCCTCTAGTCAATCCGGCCTATCAAGCCGGTCCAATCGGATGCATTCGCACCCTGTTCAAAGGTGTGCATATGGCGGAACAAGCCAACTGTTGCAAGGGAAAACTCAACTCGAAACGCAATTGAGATCAATGTCTTTTCCCTTGGTGACAATAATGCGGTTCGCTCTTGACGACGAACTCTGTTCAGCGGCCCCAAAGTTGGCTATTTTTGGCTGGTCATGTCCAGACATGACCAACTTTTCAGTCTCGAAAACTACACTCGAAAATCACAACAAGAGTAAGACAGGTCACCGGAGGTTCTCAATGGGCTATTTAAAACAATTCCCGAGCAAGGATGGATATTTTGGCGAATTTGGCGGGGCATTTCTGCCGCCCGAGCTTGAGCCGCACTTCAAGGAAATCGCCCAAGCCTACGAGCGCCTTGCGGTCGACGCCTCATATATCAATGAATTGCGGTATATTCGAGAGCATTTTCAGGGACGCCCGACCCCGGTGCAACATGCCAAGAATATTTCGGAAAAACTGGGCGGTGCCCAGATCTATCTCAAGCGCGAAGATCTCAATCACACCGGGGCACACAAGCTCAACCACTGCATGGGCGAGGCGCTGCTCGCCAAGTTCATGGGCAAGAAGAAGCTGATCGCCGAGACTGGCGCTGGCCAGCACGGCGTTGCACTGGCAACCGCTGCCTCCTACTTCGGGATGGAGTGCGAGATTCACATGGGCGAAGTGGATATCGCGAAGGAGCATCCCAACGTGATCCGCATGAAGCTTCTCGGGGCTGAGGTGGTTCCGGTCAGCTTTGGCGCCAAGACCCTCAAGGAAGCCGTGGACAGCGCGTTCCAGTCCTATCTGGGACAGGCCGATTCCGCGATCTATGCCATTGGTTCCGTGGTTGGACCGCACCCCTTCCCCAAAATGGTGCGCGACTTCCAGTCGGTGGTCGGCTTTGAGGCGCGCGACCAGTTTGCGGCAATGACCGGCAACGATCCGGATCACGTGGTTGCCTGCGTTGGCGGTGGATCAAACGCCATGGGCATCTTCTCGGGCTTCCTTGATAACGATGCGGTAAAGCTTCATGGTGTCGAGCCGCATGGCTCGGGGACCGAGCTTGGCAAGCATGCTGCGACCATCACCTACGGCAAGCCGGGCATGATCCACGGCTTCAAGTGCATGTTGCTCTCCGATGAAGACGGCAACCCGGCACCGGTGCATTCGATTGCATCCGGCCTTGACTATCCCGGCGTTGGTCCCGAGCATTCTTACCTTTCGTCCATCGGCAAGGTAGCCTACGGCTCGGCCAGCGATCAGGAAACGCTCGATGCCTTCTTTGCGCTCAGTAAATATGAGGGCATCATCCCCGCGCTCGAAAGCTCACACGCGGTGGCCTATGCCATGAAGATGGCCAAGGAACTGCCGGGTGAAGCCATTCTGGTCAATCTGTCCGGTCGCGGTGACAAGGACATCGACTATGTCACCGAAAAGTTCGGCTATGGTGAGGATTTTGAGCTCTAGGCTCTTCAAGCCTCTTTGCTCAAGCTGTGTGGTTGAAGACAAAAAGGGCAGCGGCTTTCCGGTCGCTGTCCTTTTTGTCTGCTCAGCCATTTGGTTCAGCTTTTTGTGTTCGCGCCTTTTCGTTTTGTGCGTATATCATGCAAATTTTGAAAGAAATGGTATTGTCAGGACTTCGCCTGATGGTTTAAACAGGGTCGGACCCTGTGCTCATGTCCGCCTCATCGGATGAAGAGCGCCGGACGAAATATTGGTTTGACCGACCGACCAGACTTTCCCTCAAAGGATTTACCATGCCAGATTATCGTTCCAAGACTTCGACCCATGGCCGCAACATGGCGGGCGCCCGCGCTCTATGGCGCGCGACCGGTGTTGGCAACAAGGACTTTGGCAAGCCGATTATCGCGGTGGTGAACTCCTTTACCCAGTTTGTACCCGGCCATGTGCACCTGAAGGATCTGGGCCAGATGGTTGCCCGCGAAATCGAGGCTGCGGGTGGTATCGCCAAGGAATTCAACACCATAGCGGTTGATGACGGCATTGCCATGGGCCACGACGGGATGCTCTATTCGCTGCCATCTCGCGAGATCATCGCAGATTCCGTTGAATATATGGCCAATGCCCATTGTGCCGATGCGCTCGTGTGCATTTCCAACTGCGACAAGATCACACCGGGCATGATGATGGCCGCTATGCGCCTCAACATTCCTGCGGTTTTCGTCTCCGGCGGGCCGATGGAAGCAGGCCGCAGCGAAGGGATTGATCACGGGCTTGATCTGGTTGATGCCATTGTTATGGGCACCGATCCGAACGTCAGTGACGAGATGGTTGCCAAGGTGGAAGAAGCGGCCTGTCCGACCTGTGGGTCCTGTTCGGGCATGTTCACGGCCAACTCCATGAACTGCCTTGCCGAAGCTCTGGGGATTGCTCTGCCGGGTAACGGCACCATCGTTGCCACCCATGCTGACCGCAAGGAACTGTTCCTTGAAGCGGCCAGAACGTCCGTCGAGCTATGCAAGCGTTACTATGTCGAGGAAGACGAAAGCGTTCTGCCGCGCAACATTGCCACCTTCGAGGCGTTTGAGAATGCCATGACCCTCGACATCGCCATGGGCGGGTCGACCAACACGGTTCTGCATCTGTTGGCGATTGCGCTTGAGGGCGAAGTCAATTTCACCATGTCCGATATCGACCGTCTGTCGCGCAATGTGCCGTCGGTTTGCAAACTGGCACCGATGACGCAAAAGTATCACATCGAAAACTGCCATCAGGCTGGTGGCATCTTCGGCATTCTGGGCGAGCTTGACCGGGCTGGTCTCATTCATCGCGATTGCAGCACGGTTCATCTTCCGACCCTTGGTGAGGCTATCGATACCTATGACATCATGCGCTCGCCTTCCAAACAGGTTGAGGATCTCTACAAGGCCGCGCCCGGCGGCGTACGCACCACGGAAGCCTTCTCTCAGGCCAAGCGCTTTGCCGAGCTCGACAGGAACCGGGAGACCGGCTGTATCCGCAACAAGGAAAACGCCTACAGTCAGGATGGCGGGCTTGCTGTCCTGTCCGGCAACATTGCACTAGATGGCTGCATCGTGAAGACCGCTGGCGTTGACGAGAGTATCCTCAAATTCTCAGGTCCGGCCCGGATCTTTGAAAGTCAGGATGCTGCGGTCAAGGCGATCACCACCAAGAAGGTGGTTGCAGGGGATGTGGTCGTCATCCGCTATGAAGGGCCACGTGGCGGTCCGGGTATGCAGGAAATGCTCTATCCGACCTCCTATCTCAAGGCCATGGGTCTTGGCAAGGAATGCGCTCTCATCACCGATGGTCGGTTCTCGGGCGGCACGTCCGGCCTGTCCATCGGGCATGTGTCGCCAGAAGCCGCATCAGGCGGCGCGATTGGTCTGATCGAAGAAGGCGATACGGTCGAAATCGACATCCCGAACCGTTCCATCAATGTTGCCGTCAGTGATGCGGATCTTGAGTCCCGCCGGGCCGTGATGGTGGCCAAGGGCGATGCTGCCTGGAAGCCGGAAGAAAAACGCGACCGTATCGTGTCGCGCTCGCTGGAAGCTTACGGACTGATGGCAACTTCGGCGGACAAGGGAGCCGTGCGCGACCTGAAAGGACTTCGCCGCGTCGAGGGCTAGAGCCTTTTGCTCAAGTCTTTGTTTTGGCGTGTATCTTCTGGCCGAAACCCGTTCACATGGTTCGGAGATGTACTTCTGACCTGTTGCCGTCCTTTTTTGTCTCTGCCAAAAACTTGGCAAATCTGTATCAATACCCGTTGCGATGGCGACGGGTATTTTTCTGGTTAAGGACAAAAGAATAAAATTGAGCAAAATGCGGTATCATTTGCTACAATACTTGTATTGTTGTGCCTTGATGGGTCAACTTGGTATTCTCGATGAGGTTGGGACACGGGCAGGAGAAGGCATATGAAAAGAAATTTCTTTATATCGGCAATTGTTGTTGGGTTCATCATGACGAGCATCAGCAGTCAGGTGCGTGCGGACGGTGGTGAATTCGTCGCAGGGGCGTTGATCGGCGGGGCCGTTGGGTTCATTGCTGGCAATGCGAACAAGAAAAAGCATCGTCGGACCACAAAACGGCACCGTCATTCGCTCAGTGCTGCTCAGCGGCAGAACAACCGCGAGGTGCAGAACCGCCTCAATTATCTGGGGTACAATGCCGGGGTTGCTGATGGGGTGCTGGGGCGTCGCTCAAAGACTGCCATCTCACGCTTTCAGTCTGATGCAGGCTATGCGCCCAATGGCTATCTGACGCCGGAACAGACCGGTATTCTGTTCTCTGCCGCGTTTGAAAATCAGCATTTCGGGGTCACCAGCGGTCAGGGGCAGACCACGTCCTACAATGCTGCCAATGAGAACGAGATGTTCGGCGATCCGGACGTGGATGTGCAGGAAGTCTCTGTCGATCAGGGCATCGATACGATGGTGGATGACAGCCCCGAGGGTGAGCCAATGTCGGCCGCCAATACGTCTCTTAAATTTGCCAATGGCAATCCCGGCTTCTTTGGCATTCAGCTCGGTCAGAGCTATCCGTCGGCCAAGGATGTGCTGGACAAGAATGGCTTCAATCTTTGCACTGGTGAAGGCGAGTTCATCACCTGCACGAGTGATGACAACGGTGTTTCCCGCCGTCTCAAGCTGGCGCGGGGTATGGGTGTCGAAAGTCAGCCGATCTACATGATGGATCTGGAAACCAAGCTGGCGGTCGATGTGGATCAATCCGTCATCGAGAACAAGCTTGCTGATTCCTATCCCGAACTGACGGCTGCGCCGAATAAGGTGATCAGTGACAACGCCAGCTGTGCCATGGAAATGGCCGATATCGATAATGTCGTGTCTTTCGAGGAGCGGCTCGAGATCGTGCGCAATAGAGCACAATCCAATTCCGACTGGCTCAAGACGACGCTTGATACCTGTTCTCTGTTCTACAAGGCCGATGTGTCACCGAACGGCAATGGCTACACGATCCGCGTCGCCATGTTCAAGGGCTCGTATCTGAAGAATGAGCTTGCCGTGATGGACAACAAGAAAATCGATCAGGTCAACAGCGCCCTCAAATTCTAGAGCGCGTGCATTGCCCGTTCGTCAGAGCATCATCAGCGCCCGGTCGTTTTGAAACGCGGCCGGGCGTTTTGCTGCCCCTTTCGCCCCAATCAATCGATGCACCTTAGTCAACCGGGGTCAGGCAGAGGCGGACGAAGGAGAAATTGGAGTCCGTGAAGACCAGATGGGCCGTGCGGTTGGCATAGAGCAAGCGCCCGTCCGCATGGATGGTGCCCGAGATGGAATAGGTGTGGGCGCGCCTGATCTCCTCCCTGTCATAGGGGATGCCGAACCGCATGGGCAGGCGTTTTGCCTTGAGAATGGTGCGTTTTGAAAGCGTGACAGAGCGGCAGTCACCCAGCGATATGTCGAGAAGCCGCAACTCCAGCATGGCGCCTTTGGGCAGGCGAACCACACCTGAGGTGTAGACCTCGCCATGCAACTGGCTGTTCACCAGACTTTCGAACAGATTGCCTTCCGGCTCGCTGCCATAAGGAGATGGGAACGGACCTATGGGAAGGTCGGCCTTTTTCAGATCTTCATAGGCTAGGGTCATCAATGTCTCCTCAGTCGGGTCAGTCGCTCTTTATCCTCACTCCAGTCTGAACAGCGATTGCGGCGGCAATGGTCTGTGAAATTGGGTCATTTCGGGGAATTTTTGTGGCGAGGAGGGTAGGGGGGGAGAGATGAGGGATCAGAAGCGGACCTTTGGAGACCTTCAACAGGGGCGACTTCGAAGAAGCCAGCTTCCCCATTCCTGACATTCGATTGAAGCGCACCATTTTTAATTGGCGGACAGTTCATGTTGCTGGAGGCTTTGGCGTAATTAACGCAATAATCTACATTTACGACGTCACAACGTATCGGTAGTGTTATGAAATTAGGCTGGGTGGGTTTAGGCAAATGTTCGGGCTATTCCCGCCATTTTTCCAAGCTCGTCTCGGCGAGTGAAAGTTCTTCGTCATTCAGAAGTCCCCGATAAAAGGCTATGGCCACTGCCCGAGTGCGCGAGTTGAAGAGCGGCGTGTCCTCATTGGGGTTGGCTTGTTCGACACCAAGCTTCTGGTACAGCTGCTTGAGGCGGCCCTGAACAGAGCGGGTGGAAATGCCCCGCCGTTGCGAAATGGATTTGTCTGTCAGACCCACCGCAATATCGAGCAGTACTTCAAACTCGGTGTTGGACAAGCCCTGATGCACGTCGAGTGCCCGCTCCTGTACACCGCGCACCTCGCGGTCAACGATGCACTGATCTTCAACAAAAATGCCGATGATGGCATGGCCAAGTCTCTGGGCTGACGCCGTTTTAAGCACGTAGCCATAGACTGCTTGTCTTGGTACGATGCGCGAAATCCCCCGAACATAGGCCTCGTCTGAATAATTGGACCAGAAAAGAATTCGCATGTCGGCGTGTTTTTCCCAGATCCGAGAGGCCGCAGTAATGCCGCTCACCTCTGGCATCTGCACGTCCATCACCACTCCATCAACATCATGGGTCCGGGCGATGTCGACGGCAGCCTGTCCGCCATCCGCTTCATAGACATGATCGCAATCGGGTAGATAGCGGCGAACGGTCTCCAACAGGAAAGACCGATGCAGCGGATCATCTTCCGCAATCAAAATATTCATACGGTCTCCTCAGGTCTGGGCTCGGATGGTTGGGGGACGCTGGTTTCTGCAATGCTGATCGTTGCTCTCGGTATCCTTAGGATCGTCCGGCTGCCGACGCTGGTTGGATTGCGTTCAAAGTCCAGAGTTGCCCCGATCAGGGATGCTCGAACACGCATATTATCAACCCCACGGCTGGAACGTCGCCAGCCATCCGGGGGAGATATGCCATCGTTTGAAACTGTAATGTTGACTTCCTCGTCCGACTGGGTGATGGCAATCTCGATTGCGCTGCAACCCGAATGCTTGACCGCGTTGGTCACTGCTTCCTGAACGATGCGGAAGGTGGCAAGCTGCAAACCATATTCGGCCTGGTCGAGCAGTTTTCCGGTTTGATTGAGCACGGATGTCGCGATGAAACGTTTTGCCCCTTGAGTGGATCGGGTAAGTTGCGCTTCAATGGCTTGAGTCACGCCGAAAAGGTCAAGAACCCCCGGCTTTGCATTTTCGATAATCTTGCGCAGCTCGTTGGTGCAGCGGGAAATGGAGTTGGACAAGTCGACCAATTCGCTCTTTGTGCAGACGCCGTCGTCAGCGATGCGGGAAATCTGCCGGTAGATGGCCGACAGATCTGCAAGGGTTTGATCATGCAGTTCCATGCCGAGACGTTGCCGTTCCGCTTCCATTGCTTCGGTGAGATTCTGGGCGCCGATCCTGAGATTTTTCTCCCGGCCGAGCGCGGCCCCCTCCGCACGCTCCGAACTTTTGGCCCGGTCCGACATGTTGAGCGCGTAAAAGTAAGGCGCAATCAGATCGGCAATATTCTGCGCGATCCGGGCGTCTTCATCATTATAGGCATTGCGTTCGTGCGAGGAGAAACTGATGACCCCAATCACGCCGCCATGTACCACCATGGGTACATGGATTCGACTGCGCAGATTGGCGTCGAAGATCGGAGCATCATCAGCACCGTCAAAATGAAAGCGAGGATCTTCCCAGGCGTCCCCGGTCACAAGAAGCGCACTCTCTCCCGCGAGCAACTGACGCACAGGTGCGAGAGCATTGGGGCGTTCCTTGCCATTGCGGTTCCATATCGTCTCTACGCCCGTTTCCACGGCGAAATGCTTGGATTTGTCGTCTGATACGATGACCGCAACATCGAGATGATTATAGTCGAGGAGCTTTGATTTGACCGCGCCGGCAATTCGGTTGAGTGCTTTTTGAAAGTCCAGCTCTCCGGCTATGGCTCGAGAGATCGCCAGATAATGGTCTAACTCTCTTATCTCACGTCTGCTCATGCTCTTGGGGCCTCCGGGTTCTACGCTATGCCACGGCATGTCGTTCGCCAAGAGATTTCAACAAGCTTTACCGAAATGATCCGCACCATCTTTTGCGGATATCCGCAACGAGTGCCGCGCTTCACTGAAGAGCGAAGCGGTATCTGCACATATCGATAAGCCCCCCGGGGGCTTAACCTTGCTGATGAAGGATTCCAGATGGTGGGCCCATCTTTGCGCAATGATGTGCTGTTGGATCAAGTCATGTGTCAAGCAAATACCAAAACCGATGCTCAACATACCTCATTGCGGCGCAATGATTTGGATGCTCATGATCTGTGCCGGACCTATGGAACTTCTGAGCCTCCCAAGCTCTTGCGCCGCATAGAGAAAGGGCCTCTGTCCTTTCTCTATTCGGACGCCGCAATCCGGCAGATCGAGTGGCATGGCGTGGAGATCGTC encodes:
- the nspC gene encoding carboxynorspermidine decarboxylase; translated protein: MTDAPIMETQAGDAGAFKDFDLARVPSPCFVIDKAAIRRNLSILSQVGKDADVKVLLALKAFSCWSLGDLIAEYLDGTCASGLWEAKLAREKFGGELATYSAGFKADELPEILELSDHLIFNSPAQLARFAPLIEAARKWGYAPDFGLRINPEHSEGSIPKYDPCAAGSRLGTPISQLTDADIDAISGLHMHTLCEQDFLPLKRTFEAIEDKIAPWLKKLKWLNFGGGHHITRPDYQRDELVAFLKTIKQKYDIEIYLEPGEAVALDAGILVGEVLDVARNGEVDLAIMDISATCHMPDVIEAPYRPALLGEPDDGADQSKVLRLGGPSCLAGDVIGDYRFKDTPEIGQRIAFLDQAHYSMVKTNTFNGVRLPSIALWDSESDELEIIRRFPYEEFRDRLS
- a CDS encoding saccharopine dehydrogenase family protein; this translates as MNKILVIGAGGVGSVVVHKMAQLSELFGDITLASRRKFKCDEIAASVKERTGVTIKTAEVDADDVEATAALIDTLGVSLVVNVALPYQDLNIMDACLKSGVNYLDTANYEPRDVAKFEYSWQWAYQQRFEEAGLMALLGSGFDPGVTNVYTAHAKKHLLDRIETLDILDCNGGDHGQHFATNFNPEINIREVTAPVHHWENGEWVTTPAMSNKQPYDFPAVGEKNMYQMYHEELESIVKHLPEIKRARFWMTFGDAYIKHLEVLQNVGMTRIDPVIYEGKEIIPLQFLKAVLPNPGDLGKTTKGKTCIGNIMTGEKDGKDKTVYVYNICDHEECFAEVGSQAVSYTTGVPAMIGAALMLKGDWSGKGVFNMEQMDPDPFMDMLNKHGLPWQAVDLDKPLDF
- a CDS encoding alpha/beta fold hydrolase, with amino-acid sequence MPRLQTPDERHLAWHEWGKEDGAPVLYCPGAGMAGLLPFGEDVCSAQGLRMISVDRPGLGGSDPDEGKSFTSWQSDIAHLLDHLGVSSVKTIGFSQGAPFALALGAAGIASSVTIVSGQDELSHPKVISQLPAPVASMVDLATNKPDALQDEIEKSATPDWLMQMIETMSSDQDRAFYMAPDFAPRYRQSLEDGFCQGPVGYAQDTVLAMAPWTFDVEEMPCPVQLWYGLRDISPVHAPDFGETLAERLPSATLSRIPSEGSAILWTRSEEILSAL
- the speA gene encoding biosynthetic arginine decarboxylase yields the protein MSFIEEEAPGAIYGIERWGEGRFTVLDNGNIGLITNHEKGEATTDLTSILHSLEERGIASPILLRVANSLKNQIERINNSFRTAINELEYKNDYRGVFPVKVNQQAHVIEKIVEYGSPHHFGLEVGSKPELIIALGQRLSREALLICNGIKDSEFINLALLSNNLGFNTIIVLESTSELDLVLEQSKKLNIRPQLGIRIKLNNRITGNWASSSGDRSAFGLSAPDVLHVIDRLRDEGFLDCLQLQHFHLGSQVPDILDVRRSTAEACRFFVELRKEGAPLSYIDLGGGLGIDYTGEHKSTENSINYTIDEYCWNIVEAVKNTMDDAGETHPTIVTESGRATVAYSSMLLFNILDVTHFDEADDVEVTDDDSRSLRDMRDVENYLTASRLQECLNDVTFYRDEVRRNFGRGEVGLRDLAKAEKLYLNLINRMRKAAETDEWISEDVLTALDSTADIYHANFSLFQSLPDVWAIDQLHPIIPIQRLNETPTRRAILSDITCDSDGKVDRFVLTDGISQSLPVHELSKDEQYYLAVFFVGAYQETLGDLHNLFGDTNVATIEIADSGDFNLIHEVEGDTIAEVLRYVEYDPLALSNNFKAMVEEAVSRKALTLKERKTMMNAFKESLNGYTYFEH
- the trpB gene encoding tryptophan synthase subunit beta — translated: MGYLKQFPSKDGYFGEFGGAFLPPELEPHFKEIAQAYERLAVDASYINELRYIREHFQGRPTPVQHAKNISEKLGGAQIYLKREDLNHTGAHKLNHCMGEALLAKFMGKKKLIAETGAGQHGVALATAASYFGMECEIHMGEVDIAKEHPNVIRMKLLGAEVVPVSFGAKTLKEAVDSAFQSYLGQADSAIYAIGSVVGPHPFPKMVRDFQSVVGFEARDQFAAMTGNDPDHVVACVGGGSNAMGIFSGFLDNDAVKLHGVEPHGSGTELGKHAATITYGKPGMIHGFKCMLLSDEDGNPAPVHSIASGLDYPGVGPEHSYLSSIGKVAYGSASDQETLDAFFALSKYEGIIPALESSHAVAYAMKMAKELPGEAILVNLSGRGDKDIDYVTEKFGYGEDFEL